One region of Sulfuricurvum sp. IAE1 genomic DNA includes:
- the gap gene encoding type I glyceraldehyde-3-phosphate dehydrogenase, whose protein sequence is MALKVAINGTGRIGIIVAKIIAERSDIELVALNTTAKPDMLEYLLKFDSVHRGIDAKVIDDQTIQIGGKKVRMFNDRNIDNVDFGSAGAEVVIECTGKFLDQESCAKHLKNGVKKVIMSAPAKDDSPTYVFGVNSDQYKGEAIISNASCTTNCLGPITKVLDDAFGIENGLMTTIHSYTNDQNILDVKHSKDPRRARAAAMNMIPTSTGAAKAIGKVMPHLQGKLNGYAMRVPTPDVSVVDLTVNLKKEVTKEEVHAAFNAAAQGAFKGLIEIDNDKRVSSDFIGSTYSSTYVPDMTSVVDGNTVKVLAWYDNEWGYSSRLVDMTVLIGNR, encoded by the coding sequence ATGGCACTCAAAGTGGCGATTAACGGCACAGGAAGAATCGGAATTATCGTAGCTAAAATCATCGCAGAACGCAGTGACATCGAGCTGGTCGCGCTCAATACGACCGCAAAACCCGACATGCTTGAGTATCTGTTGAAATTCGACAGCGTCCACCGCGGTATCGATGCGAAAGTGATCGACGACCAGACGATCCAGATCGGCGGCAAAAAGGTCCGTATGTTCAACGACCGCAATATCGACAACGTCGATTTCGGCAGCGCGGGCGCCGAAGTAGTGATCGAATGTACGGGCAAATTCCTGGATCAGGAGAGCTGCGCCAAACACCTCAAAAACGGCGTAAAGAAAGTGATCATGTCCGCACCCGCCAAAGATGACAGCCCGACGTACGTTTTCGGGGTTAATTCGGATCAGTACAAAGGGGAAGCGATCATCTCCAACGCCAGCTGTACGACCAACTGTCTTGGGCCGATCACGAAGGTTCTCGACGATGCGTTCGGAATTGAAAACGGCCTGATGACGACGATCCACTCGTATACGAACGACCAGAACATTCTCGACGTCAAACACTCCAAAGATCCCCGCCGCGCGCGTGCCGCGGCGATGAACATGATCCCGACCTCTACGGGTGCGGCCAAAGCGATCGGCAAAGTGATGCCGCATCTGCAGGGGAAACTCAACGGGTACGCGATGCGCGTTCCGACGCCGGACGTTTCGGTCGTCGACCTTACGGTCAACCTGAAAAAAGAGGTGACCAAAGAGGAAGTCCATGCGGCATTCAACGCCGCGGCGCAAGGCGCTTTCAAAGGGCTCATCGAGATTGACAACGACAAGCGGGTTTCTTCCGATTTTATCGGCAGCACCTACAGCTCGACCTATGTTCCGGACATGACGAGCGTCGTGGACGGCAATACCGTCAAAGTACTGGCATGGTACGATAATGAATGGGGGTACAGCAGCCGGCTTGTGGACATGACGGTTCTCATCGGAAACCGCTGA
- the hisG gene encoding ATP phosphoribosyltransferase: MLSVALPKGRIADETLEIFESIFGSGFKFDDRKLILQTENFKFLLVRNQDVATYVYHQAADIGVVGLDTLEEQGLDVIRLLDLQKGKCRIAIGMRSGEKPDFTKSEIKVATKMVNITKRYFAERAVAADIIKLYGSIELAPLVGLADMIVDVVETGSTMKQNGLEVVETIMESSTHLIANKNSFFEKKDEILDIYGKINTLLYGEK; this comes from the coding sequence ATGCTAAGTGTCGCACTCCCAAAAGGGCGGATAGCCGATGAAACGCTGGAAATTTTCGAATCGATTTTCGGCAGCGGATTCAAATTCGACGACCGCAAACTGATTCTCCAGACCGAGAATTTCAAATTTTTGCTGGTACGCAACCAGGATGTCGCGACGTACGTCTACCACCAGGCGGCGGATATCGGCGTCGTCGGCCTTGACACCCTCGAAGAGCAGGGGCTTGACGTCATCCGTCTGCTGGACCTTCAAAAGGGAAAATGCCGTATCGCCATCGGGATGCGCTCGGGTGAAAAGCCCGATTTCACCAAAAGCGAGATCAAAGTCGCGACGAAGATGGTCAACATCACGAAGCGTTATTTTGCCGAGCGTGCCGTTGCTGCCGACATCATCAAGCTCTACGGCTCGATCGAACTCGCCCCGCTGGTCGGACTCGCCGACATGATCGTCGACGTGGTCGAAACGGGAAGCACGATGAAACAAAACGGTCTGGAAGTGGTGGAGACGATCATGGAATCCTCGACCCACCTGATCGCCAACAAAAACAGTTTTTTTGAGAAAAAAGACGAAATCCTCGACATCTACGGAAAAATCAACACGCTCCTCTACGGCGAAAAATAA
- a CDS encoding PAS domain-containing protein translates to MANQELTFGEDEFIVSKTDLKGKITYGNALFIKMSGYTEHELMHKPHNILRHEEMPAVVFKLLWSRIQTGKEIFAYVKNKTKNGDYYWVFAHVTPSFDAGRQISNYHSVRRKPTQKALDAIKPLYAALLQKEKSGGIAASEAALNQILKDKGMSYDEFILSL, encoded by the coding sequence ATGGCCAATCAAGAGCTAACGTTCGGGGAAGACGAATTTATCGTTTCCAAGACCGACCTCAAAGGTAAAATTACCTACGGTAACGCCCTTTTCATCAAAATGTCGGGCTATACGGAACATGAACTGATGCACAAGCCCCACAACATTCTCCGCCACGAAGAGATGCCGGCCGTGGTTTTCAAACTCCTGTGGAGCCGCATCCAGACCGGGAAAGAGATTTTCGCCTACGTCAAAAACAAAACGAAAAACGGCGATTATTACTGGGTTTTCGCCCACGTCACCCCTTCTTTCGACGCCGGTCGTCAGATCAGTAATTATCACTCGGTCCGCCGTAAACCGACCCAAAAAGCACTCGACGCGATCAAACCTCTTTATGCGGCCCTTCTTCAAAAGGAAAAAAGCGGAGGGATCGCCGCATCCGAAGCGGCGCTGAACCAAATCCTCAAAGACAAAGGAATGTCGTATGACGAATTTATCCTCTCTCTCTAA
- a CDS encoding cupin domain-containing protein produces MHLASFTSDIVYGDAQPVITPLIDSGFTKEIRIVFRAGQSMKAHKTSFPITVMIVSGSIDFGVGEERFTLKSGDVIALEGNVMHDLNAPEDSIVRLSLHKGDSVARVNSVLKL; encoded by the coding sequence ATGCATCTGGCTTCATTTACGTCCGACATCGTTTACGGCGACGCCCAACCCGTCATTACCCCTCTCATCGATAGCGGCTTTACCAAAGAGATCCGGATCGTTTTTCGTGCGGGTCAATCGATGAAAGCCCATAAAACGTCGTTTCCGATTACGGTAATGATCGTATCGGGCAGTATCGATTTCGGGGTGGGCGAGGAACGCTTTACGCTCAAATCGGGAGATGTGATCGCGCTGGAAGGGAACGTCATGCACGACCTTAACGCCCCGGAAGATTCGATTGTCCGATTGAGCCTGCACAAGGGCGACAGCGTCGCGCGGGTGAATTCCGTACTTAAGTTATAA
- a CDS encoding CZB domain-containing protein: MFKSNAYKSIVNGEKETEFSDHHNCRLGQWYDGGVGHDRFGHLGSFKPMEKPHEVVHKMVHTNMVFIEGEDRSIEHQEEVLNNFKTMEDASHELFGLLDNLIKESEDDLMKRANLA; the protein is encoded by the coding sequence ATCTTTAAATCGAACGCTTACAAATCGATCGTCAACGGTGAAAAAGAGACCGAGTTTTCCGATCATCACAACTGCCGCCTTGGCCAGTGGTATGACGGCGGCGTAGGGCATGACCGTTTCGGGCACCTCGGCAGTTTCAAACCGATGGAAAAGCCGCATGAAGTGGTACACAAAATGGTGCATACCAATATGGTGTTCATCGAAGGGGAAGACCGCTCAATCGAGCATCAAGAAGAAGTACTCAACAATTTCAAAACGATGGAAGACGCAAGCCACGAGCTTTTCGGCCTGCTGGACAACCTGATCAAAGAGTCCGAAGACGACCTGATGAAACGCGCGAATCTGGCCTAA
- a CDS encoding type IV pilus twitching motility protein PilT → MQDNNGAPLDIHKLLKSVVAYKASDLHLVSRSEPQIRIDGRLVALNLPVLDGRDIEEMAYSLLTEKQKKTFEEYNELDFSIVIPDVGRFRANYYKTMEDIACAFRIIPVTIPSLDDLNAKKIFKSIIKREKGLILVTGPTGSGKSTTLAAMLNEINMTESRHIITVEDPVEFVHTNKKSLFSHRNIGTDTRSFSAALKYALRQDPDVILIGEMRDKETIQAALTAAETGHLVFGTLHTNSAPQTINRIIDVFSGDEQPQVRAQLSTSLVAVISQVLMPKIGGGRIAAQEVMITNPAIANLIREDKVHQLYSQMQLNQQETNMSTQTQEIVECLRKKLISRDTAIQFSNKPDELLRIIGTM, encoded by the coding sequence ATGCAGGACAATAACGGCGCTCCGCTCGACATCCACAAACTCCTCAAAAGCGTCGTCGCTTACAAAGCGTCCGACCTTCACCTTGTCAGCCGCTCCGAGCCCCAGATCCGTATCGACGGACGGCTCGTAGCGCTCAATCTTCCCGTTCTTGACGGCCGAGATATCGAAGAGATGGCCTACTCTCTCTTGACCGAGAAGCAGAAAAAGACTTTCGAGGAGTACAACGAACTCGATTTTTCGATCGTCATCCCCGACGTAGGCCGCTTCCGTGCCAACTACTACAAAACGATGGAAGACATCGCCTGTGCGTTTCGTATCATCCCGGTCACCATCCCATCGCTGGATGATTTGAACGCCAAAAAAATCTTCAAAAGCATCATCAAACGGGAAAAAGGGCTCATACTCGTCACCGGTCCGACCGGAAGCGGTAAATCGACAACCCTCGCGGCGATGCTCAATGAAATCAACATGACCGAATCTCGCCACATCATTACCGTCGAAGACCCGGTCGAGTTCGTTCATACGAACAAGAAGTCGCTCTTTTCACACCGTAATATCGGTACCGACACCCGCAGCTTCTCCGCCGCGCTCAAATACGCCCTCCGCCAGGACCCCGACGTTATCCTGATCGGGGAGATGCGGGACAAGGAGACGATCCAGGCCGCACTCACCGCGGCCGAAACCGGGCACCTGGTCTTTGGAACGCTGCACACCAACTCCGCGCCCCAGACGATCAACCGTATCATCGACGTTTTCAGCGGTGACGAACAGCCTCAGGTACGGGCCCAGCTCTCGACTTCACTGGTTGCGGTCATATCGCAGGTCCTGATGCCCAAAATCGGGGGCGGTCGAATCGCGGCGCAGGAGGTAATGATCACCAATCCGGCAATCGCCAACCTGATCCGCGAAGACAAAGTCCATCAACTCTATTCGCAGATGCAGCTCAACCAGCAAGAGACCAACATGTCGACCCAGACGCAGGAAATCGTCGAGTGTCTCCGCAAAAAACTCATCAGCCGCGATACCGCTATCCAGTTCTCGAACAAACCCGACGAATTGCTCCGTATTATCGGAACGATGTGA
- a CDS encoding Fur family transcriptional regulator — protein sequence MKHQELLKRHRLKATPQRIAIIELMHSAGHITIEELYHSILQRFASISLATLYKNIHSMMDVSLIREVKVAGYKTRYEIEKAQHAHVVCKECGELKDIPMHPASLLKDPGLDIAGYKADDVSVVITGICPHCQAK from the coding sequence ATGAAACATCAAGAGCTCCTTAAACGTCATCGTCTCAAAGCGACACCGCAGCGCATTGCCATCATCGAACTGATGCATTCGGCGGGTCATATAACCATCGAAGAGCTCTACCATTCCATTCTCCAGAGATTCGCTTCCATCTCGCTTGCCACCCTCTACAAAAACATCCACAGCATGATGGACGTCAGCCTGATACGGGAAGTGAAAGTGGCGGGGTACAAAACCCGTTACGAAATCGAAAAAGCCCAGCACGCCCACGTCGTCTGCAAAGAGTGCGGCGAACTCAAAGACATTCCGATGCATCCTGCATCACTTCTCAAAGATCCGGGACTCGATATCGCAGGCTACAAAGCCGACGATGTATCGGTAGTCATCACCGGAATCTGTCCTCACTGCCAGGCCAAATAA
- a CDS encoding glucose-6-phosphate isomerase: protein MLRFVNHFSTKNIDPFTIEKGYEALRFEAQSGEVGYYDLPRASQPLVGEVEALRPAIDKKYNTIAVIGIGGSSLGIKAIERLLRPGTPNAKKIVYLENSDPISVSQVISQIDKPRTLFIVISKSGSTVETLSIFKRVIVAFDLKVEHSDQVMVISDEGSVLAQYADENGLRRFVIPSNVGGRFSVLSAVGIVPLTLAGFDTLEVLKGAEAFLERFWERKEDHLLQKAAYYVTNAQRFPMNVLFAYSDTFEEFGKWMVQLWGESLGKRNRRGERVGLTPIALIGSVDQHSFLQLIVQGPLNKTVTFMHIAESEESLMIPQLSLRYLEKSDFVNGHSFNELINAQCMATMKSVIESDVSVDDIEWKKIDEHSVGGMIIYYELLTSASGALLEINTYDQPGVELGKQILEGYFRE, encoded by the coding sequence ATGCTCCGCTTCGTCAACCACTTCAGCACGAAAAACATCGACCCCTTTACAATCGAAAAAGGGTACGAAGCCCTTCGGTTCGAAGCCCAAAGCGGGGAAGTGGGCTATTACGACCTTCCGCGTGCGTCCCAGCCGCTGGTCGGGGAAGTGGAGGCTCTGCGTCCCGCAATCGATAAAAAATACAACACAATCGCGGTGATCGGGATCGGAGGCTCGTCGCTTGGAATCAAAGCGATCGAACGCCTCCTTCGCCCCGGCACCCCGAACGCCAAAAAAATCGTTTACCTCGAAAACTCCGATCCTATCAGCGTCAGCCAGGTAATTTCTCAGATCGACAAACCCCGGACCCTTTTCATCGTCATTTCCAAATCGGGCAGCACGGTAGAGACCCTCTCCATTTTCAAACGGGTCATCGTTGCGTTCGATCTGAAAGTCGAACATTCCGACCAGGTGATGGTGATCAGCGACGAGGGGTCGGTTCTGGCGCAATATGCGGATGAAAACGGTTTGCGCCGTTTCGTTATCCCCTCCAATGTCGGAGGACGCTTTTCGGTCCTCAGTGCGGTCGGAATCGTCCCGCTCACGCTTGCGGGGTTCGATACCCTCGAAGTCCTCAAAGGGGCCGAGGCGTTTTTGGAACGTTTCTGGGAACGCAAAGAGGATCATCTGCTCCAAAAAGCGGCGTACTACGTCACCAACGCGCAGCGTTTTCCGATGAACGTCCTCTTTGCTTATTCCGATACCTTCGAAGAGTTCGGAAAATGGATGGTGCAGCTGTGGGGAGAATCGCTGGGAAAAAGGAACCGTCGCGGCGAGAGGGTAGGGCTAACGCCCATCGCCCTCATCGGATCGGTCGATCAGCATTCGTTTTTGCAATTGATCGTGCAGGGGCCGCTGAATAAAACGGTCACCTTCATGCACATCGCCGAATCCGAAGAATCGCTGATGATTCCCCAACTTTCGCTTCGCTACCTTGAAAAAAGCGACTTCGTTAACGGTCACTCGTTCAACGAACTGATCAACGCGCAGTGCATGGCGACAATGAAAAGCGTGATCGAAAGCGACGTCAGCGTCGACGATATCGAATGGAAAAAAATCGACGAACACTCCGTCGGGGGGATGATTATCTATTACGAACTGCTTACCTCCGCCAGCGGCGCGTTGTTGGAAATCAACACGTACGACCAACCCGGCGTTGAGCTTGGAAAACAGATTCTGGAAGGGTATTTCAGAGAGTAG
- the gatC gene encoding Asp-tRNA(Asn)/Glu-tRNA(Gln) amidotransferase subunit GatC: MQIDETLLQRLEKLSYLEIPQEHRAEMIAQLSEIVSFVDNLAELDTEGVNATFAMSDVSTRLREDTGTVDRNVNDDILAHAPHARDHFFIVPKIIE, encoded by the coding sequence ATGCAAATCGACGAAACCCTTTTACAGCGACTCGAAAAACTCTCCTATCTCGAAATTCCGCAGGAACACCGCGCCGAAATGATCGCCCAGCTTAGCGAAATCGTCTCGTTCGTCGATAACCTCGCAGAACTCGATACGGAAGGGGTAAACGCGACGTTCGCGATGTCGGACGTTTCGACGCGCCTTCGCGAAGACACGGGTACCGTCGACCGTAACGTCAACGACGACATTCTCGCACACGCACCGCACGCACGGGACCATTTTTTCATCGTACCGAAAATCATCGAGTAA
- a CDS encoding tyrosine-type recombinase/integrase, protein MSGELDAFIEYITVIKALSPRTIEAYSGDLNEIEKATGKSLTQVDSADVFALLGSIPNKRTLNRKLSSFNSFLDFCHRNRFDSLSSKFSLSKIPKNLPKYLTYETIQSGLERIDRSDWLGLRDYALLLFLYATGMRISECLDAQEGDIEGEWLRIRHGKGEKERYVPIAEEAMKALRAYRDACPFNRPLLWLNYRGEPLSRVSAFKITQKYLDTSPHALRHSYATVLILGGADLRVVQELLGHASLLTTQIYTHVQKQNLQDTVRECHPMEKD, encoded by the coding sequence ATGTCGGGAGAGCTTGACGCTTTTATCGAATATATCACGGTCATCAAAGCGCTTAGCCCGCGGACGATCGAGGCGTATTCGGGCGATCTGAATGAGATCGAAAAAGCGACGGGCAAAAGCCTCACACAGGTCGATTCCGCCGATGTGTTCGCATTGCTGGGATCGATTCCCAACAAACGGACGCTGAACCGGAAACTTTCGTCATTCAATTCATTTCTCGATTTCTGCCACCGCAACCGTTTCGACTCTCTTTCGTCGAAGTTTTCCCTTTCCAAAATCCCGAAAAATCTTCCCAAATACCTCACCTACGAAACGATACAGTCCGGACTTGAACGGATCGATCGAAGCGACTGGCTCGGACTCCGCGATTACGCGTTGCTACTGTTTCTCTACGCGACGGGGATGAGGATCAGCGAATGCCTCGATGCGCAGGAAGGGGACATCGAAGGTGAATGGCTACGGATCCGCCACGGGAAGGGGGAAAAAGAGCGCTACGTCCCGATCGCCGAGGAAGCGATGAAGGCGCTGCGCGCGTATCGCGACGCCTGCCCGTTCAACCGTCCGCTGCTTTGGCTCAATTACCGCGGCGAACCGCTCAGCCGCGTATCGGCCTTTAAAATCACCCAGAAATATCTGGATACTTCTCCTCATGCCCTGCGCCATTCGTACGCTACGGTGCTGATTCTCGGAGGTGCCGATCTGCGGGTCGTGCAGGAGCTGCTGGGGCACGCCTCGCTGCTGACGACGCAGATCTACACCCATGTTCAGAAACAGAACCTCCAGGATACGGTCCGGGAGTGCCATCCGATGGAAAAGGATTGA
- a CDS encoding glycine zipper 2TM domain-containing protein: MSIPSFSAFSLPFLLCGTLLASESFSTVEYVKVTRSAPVYATVQEEIPEERCYDVQEAVESGGGMNNVVGAVAGGALGGVLGHQIGGGTGKTVATVGGAVLGTLAGQKVAGSYGGGNTTSYRTVRKCETHKTYKSRQVLSGYTNTALFKGKQISVQSDQPLKEIPVTVTYSY; this comes from the coding sequence ATGTCCATCCCATCCTTTTCCGCTTTTTCATTACCGTTTCTTCTTTGCGGTACGTTGCTTGCATCGGAGAGTTTTTCGACCGTCGAATACGTCAAAGTGACCCGTTCCGCACCCGTCTATGCGACGGTCCAGGAAGAAATACCTGAAGAACGGTGTTATGACGTCCAGGAAGCCGTCGAAAGCGGCGGCGGAATGAACAACGTCGTCGGTGCGGTAGCCGGCGGTGCGCTCGGAGGTGTGCTGGGGCACCAGATCGGCGGCGGAACCGGCAAAACGGTCGCGACCGTCGGGGGTGCCGTCCTGGGAACGCTGGCCGGGCAGAAAGTCGCCGGCAGTTACGGCGGGGGGAATACTACCTCGTACCGTACCGTCCGTAAATGCGAAACGCACAAAACGTACAAATCGCGCCAGGTGCTCAGCGGTTATACCAATACCGCCCTTTTTAAAGGAAAACAGATCAGCGTACAGAGCGATCAGCCGCTCAAAGAGATTCCCGTCACGGTCACTTACAGTTACTGA
- a CDS encoding PQQ-binding-like beta-propeller repeat protein: MKFPLIALSAVLALLFSGCSHKEVYKPEDVKGEWRNAGRLSDSIAQVTSTAALLENGVLLAKDGEKRVKLPEGYRLLNGGSEWIVTESPERNLVLFSSEGGEGKVTFEFKRGVAAASVQDDILAVLFANNEMALYSLESKKLLFKEASNASVAVDSRIANPYFLKELVLFLTLDGKIVIVNSQTKQVLRSVVVSSEEYFNNIAYLNVIDNNLVASTGYGVLALSQKEAREKYDIRNIAYTSEGIWLTTKQGEVIALSPSLQFRAKKKFPFAHFVGISVQNDRVYVLEKEGYMIALTKNLLAYDVYDVDLQEGDRIFVGDGRFYFDDRYIAVQ, encoded by the coding sequence ATGAAATTTCCGCTGATTGCCCTGAGTGCCGTTCTGGCCCTATTGTTTAGCGGGTGTTCGCACAAAGAGGTGTACAAACCCGAAGATGTCAAAGGGGAATGGCGCAATGCCGGGCGCCTTAGCGATTCCATCGCCCAGGTGACTTCTACCGCCGCGTTGCTCGAAAACGGAGTTCTCCTTGCCAAAGACGGTGAAAAACGGGTCAAACTCCCCGAGGGATACCGTCTGCTCAACGGCGGCTCGGAATGGATCGTGACCGAAAGCCCCGAGCGCAATCTCGTCCTTTTCTCCTCGGAGGGGGGAGAAGGCAAGGTGACGTTTGAATTCAAGCGGGGAGTCGCCGCCGCATCGGTTCAAGACGACATTCTGGCCGTGCTGTTTGCAAACAACGAGATGGCACTTTATTCGCTGGAATCGAAAAAGTTACTTTTCAAAGAGGCGTCGAACGCATCGGTCGCGGTAGATTCACGCATCGCCAACCCCTATTTTCTCAAAGAGCTGGTACTGTTCCTGACGCTTGACGGTAAAATCGTCATCGTTAATTCCCAGACCAAACAGGTGCTCCGCTCGGTCGTCGTCAGCTCCGAAGAGTATTTCAACAACATCGCCTATCTCAACGTCATCGACAACAACCTCGTCGCATCGACCGGATACGGTGTTTTGGCGCTGTCGCAAAAAGAGGCGCGCGAGAAATACGACATCCGAAACATCGCCTACACGAGTGAAGGTATCTGGCTGACGACGAAGCAGGGGGAAGTGATCGCCCTGTCGCCTTCGCTGCAGTTCCGCGCCAAAAAGAAATTTCCTTTTGCCCATTTTGTAGGGATCAGCGTCCAGAACGACCGCGTTTACGTATTGGAAAAAGAGGGGTACATGATCGCCCTGACCAAAAACCTTCTGGCGTACGACGTGTACGACGTCGATCTCCAGGAAGGGGACCGGATTTTCGTCGGCGACGGCCGCTTTTATTTCGACGACCGCTACATCGCTGTTCAGTAA
- a CDS encoding arsenate reductase family protein, whose amino-acid sequence MVRVFGIKNCDSVKKALQFLNAHSVPYEFHDFKTAPVGKEKISQWGRLVPVSTLFNTKGTTYRTLGLKSLALDDSGKIGWMSEHNLLIKRPVIESPKGLIVGFDPSQYEGIFAHAGQ is encoded by the coding sequence ATGGTCCGCGTATTCGGCATCAAAAACTGTGACAGCGTCAAAAAAGCGCTTCAATTCTTGAACGCGCATTCCGTCCCCTACGAGTTTCACGATTTCAAAACGGCTCCGGTCGGCAAAGAAAAAATTTCCCAGTGGGGTCGCCTGGTCCCCGTATCGACCCTTTTCAACACCAAAGGGACGACCTACCGTACCCTCGGGCTCAAATCGCTTGCACTCGACGATTCAGGTAAAATCGGCTGGATGAGCGAGCATAATCTCCTGATCAAGCGTCCGGTTATCGAATCCCCCAAGGGGCTGATCGTCGGATTCGATCCATCCCAATACGAAGGAATTTTCGCCCATGCAGGACAATAA
- a CDS encoding type III pantothenate kinase yields the protein MILCDVGNTSVDLYRNGKRTKHSADTFDPFSISEEVYFISVNAAFDRRVAGLVNWHDLRECVVWTKYYPTMGIDRIAACEAIEEGVVVDAGSAITVDVMRGGAYQGGFIALGLRAAQEAYGRLSPALDVSWNFEVDLAKMAKNTPDAVTAGFLAPLIAQIQSLGKPVHLCGGDAKMLSRFFPDAVVDEELVFKGMKKLIEKGRVC from the coding sequence ATGATTTTATGCGACGTCGGCAACACATCGGTTGATCTGTATCGGAACGGGAAACGAACCAAGCATTCCGCCGATACGTTCGACCCCTTTTCAATCAGTGAAGAGGTTTATTTCATCAGTGTCAACGCGGCGTTCGATCGGCGGGTAGCGGGTTTGGTAAACTGGCACGATCTGCGTGAATGCGTCGTGTGGACCAAGTATTACCCTACGATGGGAATCGACCGAATCGCGGCGTGCGAAGCGATAGAGGAAGGGGTTGTCGTCGATGCGGGGAGTGCTATCACCGTAGACGTGATGCGCGGGGGAGCCTATCAGGGGGGATTCATCGCTCTGGGGCTCAGGGCAGCGCAGGAAGCATACGGGCGTCTCTCTCCGGCGCTGGACGTGTCATGGAACTTTGAGGTTGATTTGGCTAAAATGGCGAAAAATACCCCGGATGCCGTGACGGCAGGTTTTTTGGCTCCTTTGATCGCGCAGATACAAAGCCTTGGAAAACCGGTTCACCTGTGCGGCGGCGACGCAAAGATGTTAAGCCGTTTTTTCCCGGATGCGGTCGTCGATGAAGAGCTGGTCTTCAAGGGGATGAAAAAGTTAATCGAAAAAGGTAGAGTATGCTAA